A window from Methylocystis sp. MJC1 encodes these proteins:
- a CDS encoding DUF2867 domain-containing protein produces the protein MNEVLAATTPGESALRSWLAHADFHDAWSTPLRNGALTPTEIFLRASRTAPAWIGWLMALRNWIVRQIGLKDVGSMSDATGKAADAYRIGDRLGIFTIMGLTANELLLGIDDSHLDVRVSVMKTGQGGAPKCVVSTIVLVHKWIGHVYMVPVGRIHPLVVKAMLRRAEI, from the coding sequence TTCATGGCTCGCCCACGCGGATTTTCACGACGCCTGGTCCACCCCCTTGCGCAATGGCGCGCTGACGCCGACGGAAATTTTCCTGCGGGCCTCGCGCACAGCCCCTGCTTGGATTGGATGGCTGATGGCTTTGCGCAACTGGATCGTGCGTCAAATCGGCTTAAAAGACGTCGGCTCCATGTCCGACGCGACTGGCAAAGCGGCGGACGCTTACCGGATCGGCGACAGGCTCGGCATTTTCACCATTATGGGCCTCACCGCAAATGAGCTGCTGCTCGGCATCGACGACAGTCATCTCGACGTGCGCGTTTCGGTTATGAAAACCGGGCAAGGCGGCGCTCCGAAGTGCGTGGTCTCGACCATAGTACTCGTTCATAAGTGGATCGGCCACGTCTATATGGTCCCGGTCGGCCGAATTCACCCTCTGGTCGTCAAGGCGATGCTGCGGCGGGCGGAGATTTGA